A genomic stretch from Hemicordylus capensis ecotype Gifberg chromosome 5, rHemCap1.1.pri, whole genome shotgun sequence includes:
- the LOC128327394 gene encoding uncharacterized protein LOC128327394 translates to MAPVKPRRGRSKYGLMRSLSYSPPSSLKNGQDLDSCATPEGVTVETENRDPQEVGWESESREPPGTALKQRNRKQQLRSRTNRLKNHLWELDPESLKRRLWNLRGENQYPPIPETPQEYQCADQRCWMCDDCETPWPSSPTEAYLRDVSVTSAAEGEEECMDSGMVTKAMPEELNENVEVPKMARNFENMHLGDVNLSCITCVCAENDQ, encoded by the exons ATGGCACCTGTGAAGCCTAGAAGGGGTCGTTCCAAATATGGTTTAATGAGGAGCCTCTCCTACTCTCCACCCTCGAGCCTGAAAAATGGACAAGATCTGGACTCCTGTGCCACTCCTGAAGGTGTAACTGTGGAAACGGAGAACAGAGATCCTCAAGAAGTAGGGTGGGAATCTGAGAGCCGTGAACCACCAGGAACAGCCCTAAAGCAGAGAAAC agaaaacagcagctgAGGAGCAGGACGAATCGGTTGAAGAACCATCTATGGGAACTGGACCCCGAGAGTCTGAAGAGGCGATTGTGGAACCTGAGGGGAGAGAACCAGTACCCCCCAATCCCAGAAAC GCCTCAGGAGTACCAGTGTGCCGATCAGCGTTGTTGGATGTGCGACGATTGTGAGACACCATGGCCATCCAGCCCTACAGAGGCTTACTTAAGGGATGTAAGCGTTACATCAGCAGCCGAAGGTGAGGAGGAATGTATGGATAGTGGTATGGTTACCAAGGCCATGCCTGAAGAGCTAAATGAAAATGTGGAGGTTCCCAAGATG GCCAGGAACTTTGAGAACATGCATCTTGGCGATGTCAACCTTTCCTGTATCACATGTGTCTGTGCTGAAAACGATCAATAA
- the LOC128327875 gene encoding uncharacterized protein LOC128327875, translated as MMGSPQSPNLATNQPDSTPKPRKRYISTSSDDEGPPVKTYAEEQAETREIWQEILATMAAEPQNSALLKSLKPSREAMQKFLGLNINEEPYIAPARRRGAMKKLVRVVIYGIMNYCLRSYARDACSGCSIRAPGQEAHDCLRYSENQIATFIKKLCSKLCLKSFFHLLVCLGYAVKCLVLTEEIVHESLIIFTKLYTSDNPRNVLNNILKPGDMALYFFVNNVIQEREYKTFLKSLPPQ; from the exons atgatgggatctcctcagagccctaatttggcaacaaatcagccagattctacacctaagccaagaaaacgctatattagcaccagttcagatgatgaaggacctcctgtgaaaacctatgctgaagaacaagcggagacaagggaaatatggcaagagatcctggcaaccatggcagctgagccacag aattcagcCCTTTTGAAAAGTCTGAAGCCTTCTCGTGAAGCAATGCAGAAATTTTTGGGTCTGAATATCAATGAAGAACCTTATATTGCCCCAGCGAGGCGTAGAGGGGCTATGAAAAAACTTGTGAGAGTTGTTATCTATGGAATTATGAATTATTGCCTGAGGTCTTATGCCAGGGATGCCtgttctggctgcagcattcGTGCCCCGGGTCAAGAAGCGCATGACTGCTTACGTTACTCTGAGAATCAAATTGCTACATTTATTAAGAAGCTCTGTTCTAAATTGTGTCTTAAATCATTTTTCCACCTACTTGTCTGTTTAGGGTATGCAGTAAAATGTCTGGTTCTGACCGAGGAAATAGTCCACgaatctttaattatttttactaaACTGTATACTTCTGATAATCCACGGAATGTTCTGAACAATATTTTGAAGCCGGGAGATATGGCATTGTATTTTTTTGTGAATAATGTGATACAAGAAAGAGAGTATAAAACATTTCTGAAGTCTCTACCACCTCAATAA
- the LOC128327876 gene encoding uncharacterized protein LOC128327876 gives MAQEQLAYATKHRTMDTSDYDSADDFILTQRSNSPMYEPLTPPSESEEPEPGPGPEPEQEPEAEAHRAQSKSNTSAGSVKRKQLFEVKQVPEDLPELLITDEDLTANQVQVELPEIIITDDEDLTVSHVPMVLPEIVITHDDLPGKPKVSAKQGQPSAKGCNVNQVAEGSGVNNSVQELPGEPGTSEGGRVKRALKRRHLGQPHQSEGVPPVKK, from the exons ATGGCACAGGAACAGCTTGCTTATGCAACTAAACATAGAACTATGGATACATCAGACTATGATTCAGCAG ATGACTTTATACTTACACAGCGGTCTAATTCACCCATGTATGAACCCTTAACTCCCCCTTCCGAATCAGAAGAACCAGAACCGGGACCGGGACCGGAACCAGAACAAGAACCAGAAGCAGAAGCTCACAGGGCACAGT CCAAATCAAAtacctcagcaggaagtgtgaaaaGAAAGCAGCTGTTTGAGG TCAAACAAGTACCAGAGGATTTGCCTGAGCTCCTTATCACAGATGAAGATCTAACAG CCAACCAAGTACAAGTGGAATTACCAGAGATCATTATCACAGATGATGAGGATCTTACAG TCAGCCATGTGCCAATGGTTTTGCCAGAGATTGTTATCACTCATGATGATCTTCCCG GTAAGCCCAaggtctctgcaaagcaggggcaGCCGTCTGCAAAGGGATGCAATG TTAACCAGGTAGCTGAGGGTTCTGGTGTTAACAATAGCGTACAGGAGCTTCCAG gGGAGCCTGGTACCTCTGAAGGAGGGAGAGTGAAAAGAGCTTTGAAAAGAAGACATCTTGGCCAAC CTCATCAGTCAGAAGGAGTTCCTCCCGTGAAGAAATAA
- the LOC128327393 gene encoding uncharacterized protein F54H12.2-like: MNYSENTLATQFSAGLFYKDTAAHQDGRTLDGGNSGFIERAAFMARSRKVDLLGRLHADLFFQEKLLLNGVDVKIKLTRSKDAFCLMADGANPQYKLQIVSASLFIKKCYLNPVVRLAHAEALLTANAKYPVDRVSMKVFSIPIGSRVSNQENLFLGQLPKTVIIGFVDNDAFSGTFSKNPFNFKHYEINFACLYMDSTPVPMKPYQPDFQTGNCVREYMGLAQATGKHLEDRALLINREEYRKGYTLLAFDLTPDQECGGHYSLIKTGNLRAEIRFARPLPTTINMLVYAVFDNLIEINHRRNVLFDYM; the protein is encoded by the coding sequence ATGAATTACAGCGAGAACACCCTAGCCACCCAATTCTCAGCAGGTTTATTTTATAAGGACACAGCCGCCCATCAGGACGGCCGAACGTTGGACGGCGGAAATTCTGGATTTATAGAAAGGGCCGCCTTTATGGCTAGAAGCCGGAAGGTAGACCTGCTGGGGCGTCTTCATGCAGATCTGTTTTTTCAAGAAAAACTACTGTTAAATggtgtagatgtgaaaattaaGCTAACACGCAGCAAGGATGCATTCTGTTTGATGGCTGATGGGGCTAACCCCCAATACAAGTTGCAGATAGTGTCAGCTTCtctctttatcaagaaatgttaCCTGAACCCTGTTGTGCGTTTAGCACATGCAGAGGCTTTGCTCACAGCCAATGCGAAATACCCTGTGGAccgtgtgagtatgaaagtgtttAGCATACCGATTGGAAGTCGTGTCAGCAATCAGGAAAATTTATTTTTAGGACAACTACCCAAAACTGTCATAATTGGTTTTGTGGATAATGATGCCTTTAGCGGAACATTCTCTAAGAACCCCTTCAATTTCAAACATTATGAAATTAACTTTGCATGTCTTTATATGGACAGCACCCCTGTGCCCATGAAGCCGTACCAGCCTGACTTTCAAACCGGTAATTGTGTCCGCGAGTACATGGGCCTTGCGCAGGCCACTGGTAAGCATCTGGAAGATAGAGCACTGCTCATTAACAGGGAAGAATATAGGAAGGGCTACACACTGCTAGCTTTTGATCTGACTCCAGACCAAGAATGTGGGGGTcactattccctgattaaaaCCGGGAACCTGAGAGCAGAAATACGTTTTGCCAGACCCCTACCGACAACAATCAACATGCTTGTGTATGCCGTATTCGATAATCTCATAGAGATAAATCACAGGAGGAATGTGCTGTTTGACTATATGTGA